From one Bacteroides eggerthii genomic stretch:
- a CDS encoding glycosyltransferase family 1 protein: protein MKIKVSNVNTPNWKDVNVKSHIPVELEKLSELARNIWWSWNYEATELFKDLDPVLWKEVGQNPVLLLERMSYAKLEALAKDKVILRRMEDVYSKFRNYMDVKPDSNRPSVAYFSMEYGLNHVLKIYSGGLGVLAGDYLKEASDSNVDLCAVGFLYRYGYFTQTLAMDGQQIANYEAQNFGQLPIDRVLDENGNQIVVDVPYLDYYVHAFLWRVNVGRISLYLLDTDNEMNSEFDRSITHQLYGGDWENRLKQEILLGIGGILTLKKLGIKKDVYHCNEGHAALINVQRICDYVAEGLTYDQAIELVRASSLYTVHTPVPAGHDYFDEGLFGKYMGGYPSKMGITWDDLMDLGRNNPGDKGERFCMSVFACNTSQEVNGVSWLHGKVSQEMFAPIWKGYFPEEMHVGYVTNGVHFPTWSATEWKQLYAAHFDENFWYDQSNPKIWEAIYNVADEEIWKTRMAMKNKLIDYVRKEYRKTWLNNQGDPSRVVSLLDKINPNALLIGFGRRFATYKRAHLLFTDLERLSKIVNNPDYPVQFLFTGKAHPHDGAGQGLIKRIIEISRRPEFLGKIIFLENYDMQLARRLVSGVDIWLNTPTRPLEASGTSGEKALMNGVVNFSVLDGWWLEGYREGAGWALTEKRTYQNQEYQDQLDAATIYSILEQEILPLYYARNKKGYSEGWIKTIKNSIAQIAPHYTMKRQLDDYYNKFYIKEAKRFKSLAANSYAKAKELAAWKEEVVSKWDSIEVVSCEKTEELVKGSIESGKEYTITYVIDEKGLNDAIGLELVTTYTAQDGKQHVYSVEPFNVVKKEGDLYTFQVKHKLENAGSFKVAYRMFPKNADLPHRQDFCYVRWFI from the coding sequence ATGAAGATTAAAGTTAGTAATGTAAACACTCCGAACTGGAAAGATGTGAATGTAAAGTCTCACATCCCTGTTGAGTTGGAGAAATTGTCCGAACTTGCACGTAACATTTGGTGGTCATGGAATTATGAAGCTACTGAATTGTTCAAAGACCTTGACCCTGTACTTTGGAAAGAAGTGGGACAGAACCCTGTTCTGCTGCTGGAACGTATGAGCTATGCCAAGCTCGAAGCACTTGCTAAAGACAAAGTTATTTTGCGTAGAATGGAAGATGTATATTCCAAGTTCCGCAATTACATGGATGTGAAACCTGATAGCAATCGTCCTTCTGTTGCATATTTCAGCATGGAGTACGGTTTGAATCATGTATTGAAGATATATTCCGGTGGTCTGGGTGTACTTGCCGGCGACTATTTGAAAGAGGCTTCTGACAGCAATGTGGATTTGTGTGCTGTCGGTTTCCTGTACCGTTACGGCTATTTCACTCAAACCTTGGCTATGGATGGGCAGCAGATTGCCAATTACGAAGCTCAGAACTTCGGTCAGTTGCCTATCGACCGCGTATTGGATGAAAACGGCAATCAGATTGTGGTGGATGTTCCTTATTTGGATTATTACGTACACGCTTTCCTTTGGAGAGTAAACGTGGGCCGTATCTCTCTCTATCTGCTTGATACGGATAATGAGATGAACAGCGAGTTCGACCGTTCTATCACTCATCAGCTTTATGGCGGTGATTGGGAAAACCGTCTGAAGCAGGAAATCCTGCTCGGTATCGGCGGTATTCTTACTCTGAAGAAACTGGGTATCAAGAAAGATGTATATCATTGTAACGAAGGACATGCAGCGTTGATCAACGTACAGCGCATCTGCGACTACGTAGCCGAAGGGCTGACCTACGATCAGGCCATTGAATTGGTACGCGCTTCATCTCTCTACACCGTACACACTCCGGTTCCTGCCGGTCACGATTACTTCGACGAAGGTCTTTTCGGCAAGTACATGGGTGGTTATCCTTCCAAAATGGGCATCACTTGGGATGACCTTATGGATCTTGGCCGCAACAATCCGGGCGACAAGGGCGAACGCTTCTGTATGTCCGTATTTGCTTGCAACACTTCTCAGGAAGTGAATGGTGTAAGCTGGTTGCATGGAAAAGTCTCTCAGGAGATGTTTGCTCCTATCTGGAAAGGCTACTTCCCGGAAGAAATGCACGTGGGTTACGTTACGAACGGTGTACACTTCCCCACATGGAGTGCAACGGAATGGAAACAGCTTTATGCCGCACATTTCGATGAGAACTTCTGGTATGACCAGTCCAATCCTAAGATTTGGGAAGCTATTTACAATGTAGCTGATGAAGAAATCTGGAAGACGCGCATGGCTATGAAGAATAAGCTGATTGACTATGTTCGCAAGGAATATCGCAAGACATGGTTGAATAATCAGGGAGACCCTTCACGCGTTGTGTCTCTGTTGGACAAGATCAACCCGAATGCATTGCTGATTGGTTTCGGACGTCGTTTCGCCACTTATAAGCGTGCGCATTTGCTGTTCACCGATTTGGAACGTCTGTCCAAGATTGTGAACAATCCCGACTATCCGGTACAATTCTTGTTCACAGGTAAGGCTCACCCGCACGACGGTGCAGGACAGGGGCTGATTAAGAGAATTATTGAAATCTCACGCCGTCCTGAGTTCTTGGGTAAGATTATTTTCCTCGAAAACTACGATATGCAGTTGGCACGCCGTTTGGTATCGGGTGTAGACATCTGGTTGAACACTCCGACACGTCCGCTCGAAGCATCCGGTACTTCCGGTGAGAAGGCGCTGATGAACGGTGTGGTGAACTTCTCCGTACTCGACGGCTGGTGGCTGGAAGGCTATCGTGAAGGTGCCGGCTGGGCATTGACAGAAAAGCGCACCTATCAGAATCAGGAATATCAGGACCAGTTGGATGCCGCTACTATTTACAGCATCCTCGAACAGGAAATCCTGCCGTTGTACTATGCACGCAACAAGAAGGGATATTCTGAAGGCTGGATAAAGACTATTAAGAACTCCATCGCTCAGATTGCACCTCATTACACAATGAAGCGTCAGTTGGACGATTACTATAATAAGTTCTACATTAAGGAAGCCAAACGCTTTAAGTCACTGGCAGCCAATAGCTATGCTAAGGCTAAGGAACTTGCAGCATGGAAAGAGGAAGTTGTTTCCAAGTGGGATAGCATTGAGGTCGTATCTTGCGAAAAGACGGAAGAGCTGGTTAAAGGTTCTATCGAAAGCGGTAAGGAATACACCATTACCTACGTTATTGACGAGAAGGGATTGAACGATGCAATCGGCCTGGAACTGGTAACTACCTATACTGCGCAGGACGGCAAACAACACGTTTACTCCGTAGAGCCGTTCAATGTAGTGAAGAAAGAGGGCGACCTCTATACATTCCAGGTGAAGCATAAGTTGGAAAATGCGGGTAGCTTCAAAGTTGCTTACCGTATGTTCCCCAAGAATGCAGACTTGCCTCACCGTCA